One region of Oryzias latipes chromosome 6, ASM223467v1 genomic DNA includes:
- the LOC101157535 gene encoding cyclic nucleotide-gated cation channel beta-1, with the protein MVSERLQELVKMFKERTEKAKEKLIDPDSSDEDSIITSPPQPDPGAQTVDREEVDKQGGPSGGERGGEMDGDDKEEEEEESGRCSKLRTPRWIRACMNVCLPASIDPFTNFMYVLWMLLVSLAWNWNVWFIPVRWAFPYQTPDNILYWLLIDYVCDLIYILDITVFQPRLQFVREGDIVSDKKEMRKNYMKTVRFKFDIASLVPLEFFYFKTGINPLLRLPRLLKIYSFLEFNERLEAILTKAYIYRVIRTTTYLLYCLHFNACLYHWTSAFIGLGSTQWVYNGDGNGYIRCYYFAVKTLINIGGVPDPTSLSETVFQLINYFIGVFVFSIMIGQMRDVVGAATAAQTYYRTCVDNTIKYMSSYRIPRDVQNRVKMWYNYTWQSQGMLDEQELLTQLPEKMRLDIAIDVNYSIVSKVPLFQGCDRQMIFDMLKSLHSVVYLPGDYVCKKGEVGREMYIIKAGEVQVVGGPDGRTVFATLRAGSVFGEISLLAVGGVNRRTANVIAHGYANLFILDKKDLNEILVHYPESKKLLRKKARKMLNKGKKPETKVEAKEAPQVPAAPLRPETPKLLRAALEMAERSSRLKGAMFKVKEKTTKSSLSLQPSRSSSLAPPSPTVGSGPERDADTPTSVSASSSPTRSTCREPTAPPPAAQLHVNATEKEDASEDGVEKADQENNS; encoded by the exons ATGGTCAGCGAGCGACTTCAAGAGCTTGTGAAGATGTTCAAAGAGAGGACAGAGAAGGCCAAAGAGAAACTCATCGACCCCGACAGCTCGGATGAAGACAGCATCATCACCT CTCCTCCTCAGCCGGACCCTGGAGCTCAAACAGTAGACAGAGAGGAAGTGGATAAGCAAGGAGGACCTtcaggaggagaaagaggaggggAAATGGATGGCGATgataaggaggaggaggaggaagagtccgGCCGATGCAGCAAACTGAGAACACCTCGGTGGATACGAGCTTGTATGAACGTCTGCCTCCCCGCCAGCATCGACCCCTTCACCA attttATGTACGTCTTGTGGATGCTTTTGGTGTCTTTGGCTTGGAACTGGAACGTGTGGTTCATCCCGGTGCGCTGGGCCTTCCCCTACCAAACCCCCGACAATATCCTCTACTGGCTGCTGATCGACTACGTCTGTGACCTCATTTACATCCTGGACATCACAGTCTTTCAGCCTCGACTGCAGTTTGTGCGTGAAGGAGACATAGTG AGCGACAAAAAGGAGATGAGAAAGAACTACATGAAAACCGTCCGCTTCAAG TTTGACATTGCGAGTCTTGTTCCCCTGgagtttttttacttcaaaactgGCATCAACCCTCTGCTGCGTTTACCCAGACTGCTGAAG ATCTACTCTTTTTTGGAGTTTAACGAGCGTTTGGAGGCCATCCTGACCAAAGCCTACATTTACAG GGTGATCCGAACCACCACTTATCTGCTGTACTGCCTCCACTTTAATGCGTGTCTCTATCACTGGACGTCTGCCTTCATTGGACTGGGGTCCACCCAGTGGGTGTATAATGGGGATGGAAACGG ATACATTCGCTGTTACTACTTTGCTGTGAAAACTCTGATCAACATCGGAGGTGTGCCGGATCCCACCTCCCTGTCTGAGACGGTCTTCCAGCTCATCAACTATTTCATTGGAGTCTTTGTCTTTTCTATCATGATTGGTCAG ATGCGGGATGTGGTCGGCGCGGCAACAGCAGCCCAAACCTACTACCGCACATGTGTGGACAACACCATCAAATACATGTCGTCCTACCGAATCCCCAGAGATGTCCAGAACCGGGTCAAGATGTGGTACAACTACACCTGGCAGTCACAAGGCATGCTGG ACGAACAGGAACTGCTGACTCAGCTTCCAGAAAAAATGCGTCTGGACATCGCCATAGATGTGAATTACTCCATTGTGAGCAAAGTCCCTCTGTTTCAG GGTTGTGACAGACAGATGATTTTTGACATGCTGAAGAGCCTTCATTCTGTCGTCTACCTGCCAGGAGATTATGTCTGCAAAAAG GGGGAAGTAGGTCGGGAGATGTACATCATTAAAGCAGGGGAGGTGCAGGTGGTTGGAGGTCCTGATGGGAGGACGGTGTTCGCCACGCTCAGAGCAGGATCAGTCTTTGGAGAAATAAG TCTGCTAGCTGTGGGCGGTGTGAACAGGCGCACAGCCAATGTGATCGCTCACGGTTATGCAAATCTCTTTATCCTGGATAAAAAAGACCTGAACGAGATTTTGGTGCACTACCCTGAGTCCAAGAAACTGCTGCGCAAGAAAGCAAG AAAGATGCTGAATAAGGGAAAGAAACCTGAAACCAAAGTAGAAGCTAAGGAAGCCCCTCAGGTGCCTGCGGCGCCTCTCAGACCAGAAACTCCCAAACTCCTCAGAGCAGCGCTTGAGATGGCAGAGAGATCCTCCAGGCTTAAAGGTGCCATGTTTAAAGTAAAAGAGAAGACAACTAAGTCCAGTCTTTCATTGCag CCATCTCGCTCCTCTTCTTTAGCCCCTCCATCCCCAACCGTGGGCTCTGGACCAGAGCGAGATGCAGACACGCCCACTTCCGTCTCTGCCAGCTCCTCGCCAACGCGCTCCACCTGCAGAGAGCCCACAGCGCCTCCGCCTGCAGCGCAGCTCCACGTCAACGCCACGGAGAAAGAGGACGCCAGTGAGGACGGGGTGGAGAAGGCGGACCAAGAAAATAACAGCTGA
- the LOC101157774 gene encoding F-box/LRR-repeat protein 20, producing MDDSDEETAAPELPLEIIVYILSFLHASDRKEASLVCRSWYNASQDQRYQREVTFSFPASASALELVKGLSRKSHCSLRISQLDGFSISRSLLLEVGVCLGSKVESLALPGSSITEASLLDLLPCLTSLRRLDLRGLDSLFMSGAFLSREEHRQQVRSALCGLEELDLSNLRYLSDLTFTRLTGCTPRLRRLSLAGCHIAFEFDPYRGCPVGMVEDSSALLSLRNLKRLLTQQKSTLVALDLSRTSITPESLRAVAQVEDLKLEELYLQGCKELTDYSVEILVRHQPGLLKLDISECMGLTSRSVEAVAHGLKSLTHLSLSHDWRITEKGLRDLLALPGLKGLDLSQCLNISGAEMVSSLKRPGATRAQLETLNFRGCTYIKDLAVFSLAQLLGSRLRELDLTSCVNVTDLSVCAIATYLQELVVLRLGWCKEVTDWGLLGMLQKAECELHNETGDNGPMFTRTFGNMGFFKPPRMPFEEKPKLLTQIDLQQFKEQAGDSLLALRRLQELDLSACIKLTDSSITQVVKYPDLQRLSLCMLPDITDAALVSVGWHCRSLTSLTLSHCPGITDRGVAQAAPHLQRLQHLYLSCCGNITDRSLHLLMQHCKRLKTVDISRCKNVSMRTVELLHTNLPFLENVHHKLIGAELFND from the exons ATGGATGACAGTGATGAGGAAACGGCAGCACCAGAGCTTCCCCTGGAG ATCATAGTCTACATCCTGAGTTTTCTTCACGCTTCAGACAGGAAGGAAGCCTCGCTTGTCTGCCGCAGTTGGTACAATGCCAGCCAGGACCAGAGATACCAG AGGGAGGTCACATTCAGCTTCCCGGCGTCCGCCTCAGCCCTGGAGCTGGTCAAAGGTCTTAGCAGGAAGTCCCACTGTAGCCTGAGAATCAGCCAGCTGGACGGCTTCAGCATCTCCAGATCGCTTCTTCTGGAG GTGGGTGTGTGTTTAGGTTCTAAGGTGGAGAGCTTGGCCCTGCCGGGCAGCAGCATCACCGAGGCCTCCCTGCTCGACCTCCTGCCCTGCTTGACCTCCCTTCGGAGGCTGGACCTCAGGGGCCTGGACAGCCTGTTCATGTCCGGAGCGTTcctctccagggaggagcaCAGACAGCAG GTCCGGTCCGCTCTGTGTGGTCTGGAAGAGCTGGATCTGTCCAACCTGCGGTACCTCTCCGACCTAACCTTCACGCGGCTCACGGGCTGCACGCCGCGCCTCCGCCGCCTCTCCCTGGCTGGATGCCACATCGCCTTTGAGTTCGATCCATACCGGGGGTGCCCAGTGGGGATGGTGGAGGACTCCTCAGCACTTCTGTCACTGAGGAACCTGAAGAGGCTCCTGACGCAGCAGAAATCCACCCTTGTTGCTCTGGACCTCAGCAGGACTTCCATCACCCCCGAGTCACTGCGCGCCGTCGCACAG gtcGAGGATTTAAAGTTGGAGGAACTGTATCTGCAGGGCTGTAAGGAGCTGACGGACTATTCTGTGGAGATTCTTGTGAGGCACCAGCCGGGTCTCCTTAAACTGGACATCAGCGAGTGCATGGGGCTGACCAGCAGGTCTGTGGAGGCCGTGGCCCACGGCCTGAAGTCACTGACGCATCTTTCTCTGTCTCACGACTGGAGAATAACCgaaaaag gcctcagggacctgctggctCTGCCGGGCTTGAAGGGTCTGGATCTGTCTCAGTGTCTGAACATCAGCGGAGCAGAGATGGTCTCCAGCTTGAAGAGGCCCGGCGCCACAAGAGCACAGCTGGAAACGCTCAACTTCAGGGGCTGCACCTACATCAAG GACCTGGCCGTTTTCTCTCTTGCCCAACTTCTCGGGAGTCGTCTCCGTGAGCTGGATCTGACGTCTTGCGTCAACGTGACTGACCTGTCTGTGTGCGCCATCGCCACCTACCTGCAGGAGCTGGTGGTTCTGCGGCTGGGCTGGTGTAAGGAGGTCACAGACTGGGGTCTGCTGGGGATGCTGCAAAAAGCTGAGTGCGAGCTCCACAACGAGACG GGTGATAACGGTCCCATGTTCACCCGAACCTTTGGCAACATGGGCTTCTTTAAACCGCCTCGAATGCCCTTCGAGGAGAAACCCAAACTGCTCACACAGATCGACCTGCAGCAGTTCAAAGAGCAGGCCGGGGACTCGCTTTTAGCTCTGAGGAGGCTGCAGGAGCTGGACCTCTCCGCCTGCATTAAGCTCACCGACAGCAGCATCACCCAG GTGGTGAAGTACCCGGACCTCCAGCGGCTGTCTCTCTGCATGCTTCCGGACATCACCGACGCCGCCTTGGTGTCTGTGGGATGGcactgccgcagcctcaccagcttGACCCTCAGCCACTGTCCGGGCATCACCGACCGCGGGGTGGCTCAGGCTGCGCCGCATCTCCAGCGGCTGCAGCATCTCTACCTCTCCTGTTGCGGTAACATCACCGACAG GTCCCTGCACCTTCTGATGCAGCACTGCAAGCGCTTGAAGACGGTCGACATCTCCAGGTGTAAAAACGTTTCCATGAGAACCGTGGAGCTCCTGCACACAAACCTGCCTTTTTTGGAGAACGTTCATCACAAACTCATAGGTGCTGAACTTTTTAATGACTGA